Proteins encoded within one genomic window of Brassica rapa cultivar Chiifu-401-42 chromosome A09, CAAS_Brap_v3.01, whole genome shotgun sequence:
- the LOC103843112 gene encoding thionin-like protein 2, producing the protein MESKRVTMMFITLMIVMIMGNFVVQAEAQEQAYPFRSCFPGCIVSCAIEKKFPTGLMCPFTCFMTCLPPPTSNTPSPTSQMILANEIDHTDYFCKFGCAIHHCLALSSLQNPNVDKVVDCVDSCSNRCSDKN; encoded by the exons atggAAAGCAAAAGAGTGACCATGATGTTCATTACACTAATGATAGTGATGATAATGGGGAACTTTGTGGTTCAGGCAGAAGCTCAAGAGCAAGCTTATCCTTTTAGAAGCTGTTTCCCAGGTTGTATTGTGAGTTGTGCCATTGAGAAGAAGTTTCCAACTGGTTTGATGTGTCCATTCACTTGTTTCATGACTTGTCTTCCTCCTCCAACATCAAATACTCCTTCTCCTACGTCACAAATGATTTTGGCAAACGAAATCGATCATACTGATTATTTCTGTAAATTTGGTTGCGCTATTCATCATTGTCTTGCTCTTTCTTCTCTCCAAAATCCTA ATGTAGACAAAGTTGTGGACTGTGTGGATTCATGCTCAAACAGGTGCTCCGACAAGAACTAG